AACGCGACGGGCGCCAAATGAGACCGACCCCCACCATGGTCACCATCTACCCCAAGGTGCTAAGTGCGGTACAGTCATTGAACGCCCTGCGGCAACAGCCTACCGAGTTCTCCCTGCAGGACCATCATCGCCATATTCGCCTGGGATTAAGAGACATACTGGAGATCCCCTTGTTGCCAAGGCTGAGCGCCGAACTGTTAACCAACGGTTCCCACCTGACGCTGCATACCGAGCAGTACCGGCTGGATCACCTTGAGCAACATTTCGCCGCCAACGAGGTGGATATTCTGGTTGATGCCATAACCCCGACTCAGGAAAAAATTCACTGCCAGCCGCTTTTTGACGAGCCCTTTGTGGTAGTGGTGCGAAACGCCCACCCCTACATCGAGCAACCGAATCTGGAACACTACCTGCGCTACCCGCATCTTAGGGTGTCGTTAAAAAAATCGGATTTGAATCTGGTCGACATGGCCCTGGCCCGACATCAGGCCCGCCGGAAAATCGTCGTCAATTGCGAGCACTACATCGCCGGCATTCAAACCGTACTCGCGACCGACCTGATAATGACCATGCCGAAAAGCTTTGCCCATGACCTGAAAGAGCAGTACCCAATCGAAGTGCTCGAAGCGCCTATCGAACTGCCCGCCATACCCGTTTGTATGTATTGGCATGAACGCAGCCATGGCGACCCGGTATTTATCTGGTTTCGGCAATTACTGAACGATCAGATTATCGCGCATTTTCGCTAAGGCATCTCTCTTAGAGGGCGGTCGCCACCTTACTGGCAGCAACACAAAGGAGGCGCCCAACTTCCCGCCAAGCAAACCCCCTTGGCACAATATCTCTTGCCAGACTAAATAGCGGCTTAGCTTCAATTCGCCTTTTCAGGATCATTACTGAATATTCCGGGTAACCTTGGGACTAGGACGGTTTCTCTCCCCGGGCGAGCATAGCCATAAAACGCTCAAAACGTTTCCGCCGGGTTTCCAGCTTTTTTGCGCTACCCAACCCATAAGCAATCACATAGCGACCCGACTTATTGAGCGTTTCAAAGTATTGCTTCGCTTGCGGCTGGCTGTCCAGTGCTGCAAGGAAATCCTCGGGGACTGTCATTTCGCTGGCCGAATAGGCCCGTTCCCACCGACCGTCCGCTTTGGCCGCACGGACATGCACGAGCCCTGATTCTTCCATCCGTCCTTCAGCGATCAAGCGCTCCGCATGCTCGCGATTTCTTTTTGACCAGTTACTGCGTGCCTTTCTGGGCGTAATGCGCTGCAAGTAAGCTTGCTCATCGATTGATTTCTTGATTCCGTCGATCCACCCCCAACACAAGGCCTCAACCACCACATCGTCCCAGGTTACGCTTGGAATTCCTGTGCCTTTCTTAAACAGCATCAGCCAAAGTTCGCTTTCAATCGCGTGATATTGCTCAAGCCACTGGCCAAGTTCTGCTGGCGTAGCAAAGGATAGTATTTTCTCTGGATCGGGTTCAGTCATAGGGATGGTTGTTTGGGTTTAAACAATTGCTTTTCAAAAAGATCAGGCTCAATAAGTCTGATCTTTTTGAAGTTTAAGGGATCTAGTTTAAGGAATCCGACCCTGATGCTTAACCCGATGCACTGAAGAGCTTATCGGACCACACAAGCAACAGGGGCGAAGCAGCTTTGGGATCTCTATATAAAGACTCAGTCGTACCCAGCTTCTGGATTCATGCCTATCTTTTCGGCTTCTGCAGAAATATATGGCCAATTGTTATCGCAAGCGGAATAACCTTCCATATAGCTATCCATATCCTTGGGTTTTAAACCCACCATTGATTCATTAAACGCCGGCAAACCCTCTTTACTTAACAAAGCATTCATCAACGTTTCTCTACCGGGCTCACCGGGGGAATAGCCGCCACCAAAGAAAGATCGATCAATACACTTTATAACACCCAGATATTTTGACAGCTGCTGATCGTCCATATCGCTTCGTGCAATGGCCGGTGTTGATAGGCAGGTGACAGACCACAGCACAGAAAAAAGCAATTTCTTCATTTTTTAATCCTTAGATTAGATGGGTCAATTTATTTTTATCAATGTTTATTTTACGCCGGTAACAGCATCGGATTTATAGTTGAGCCGTAGGCGGAACGAAAAAACTGTCGGTTTGCTTAGTCTTGTTAAGTTGCATTGCGCTGAACCACTTCGGGGAGCCAGATCAAGTCTGTCAGACCAACGTCAATACCGGACTGAGAAAATAATGTCGTAACTTGGCCTCGGTGATGCGCCTGATGATTAAAGAAGTGAGCCAGCGCCAACCAAAGCTCATATTGGAGCGGCTGTGGACTCACGATACTTGTATACCGAAGATTACCCCCCAATTCTTCTTCCGACAGTTTTTTGACAAATGACATTATCGACTCATCTGTATCGTTACGATCTTGCCGTAGAGCCGCGAATTCACTGTGAAGCTCTTGGTCTAAACTTCGAACGGAGAACGGGGCCCCAGTAAATCTCCCCATCCAGATTTTGTCCCCGACAAGAATGTGATTCAACGTACCGTGAATAGACTTAAAGAACGCACCACGGTCTAGCTTTCTCTCCGCATCGCTCATCTCCTTAGCACAGGCATAAATGCGCTTATTCATCCAGGAATTGTAGGAGGCCATATCTTGGGCGAGTTCGGGGGTCATGCTCGGAGCCTTTTGTGTAATTTAACGCCGCAAGGGAAGGCCGAAGGCCTGGAATGTAGGTCCAGCCCACGCAGTGGGCAGTGTTGCCTTGTTTTGTTATGCATTTTTTAGTTCATATATTAAGACAATTAATCCTATAAATACTGGAAACACTATTAGAGCTAGCTTTACACCTTTTTCATATTGTTTTTTTAGGTGCTCTCTGAGACGGGCTCTATCTTTAGCGGAAAGCTTATATCCACAGTGAGGGCAATTATCAGCCTCGTCATCAACTTTTAATCCGCAGCTTGGGCATGGCCCTTTTGGTTTTCGCTTAATGGCTACTTGGCCTGCTAAAGCTCCTAAATTATTCATTCCACTCCTTGTGCATAACGAAGCTGTAGAAAAACGATAACCGCTAAATCGTTATCCACAACCTGCATTCCTTTGTTTTCGATGCCAGTTATTTAACCAAATCCATTCAGCATAATCACCTCTTATGCGAGGAGATCGTGGTATTTCTGTTGATAGCTCTGTGACTAAACGATTGTTCCGTAATTCATTAGTTTTTCGATGTAATGGATCAGAGAGAACTGGTTAAGGGTTCTGAGCCCTTATGCTTTTATAAAGTAAGTTTTTGGCCCAGTATTCCGTGATGAAGCTCCGCGGGTTTCGCCCCGAAGACGACTTCATTTCTTTATTCGCCTGATAGCTGTCAAATGTCGGACCTGACCCCTTGGATGTGCTTGGATTGTTGTAGCGTGGCATTGGATACCTCATCTTTAGTTAGATGTTGGTATCCGTTAAAGCGGGTGAGGTTCACCAGTCCGTCAACATGCGCTTGTTAGTTGCTGTGCTTGATATTAAATATTTCATCCAAAACCTTTTCGCCTAGCTCAGTCGGTGCTAATTCATATGAGATTGAGCTATCGAAAGCATCTGAGCTTTGCTCCCAGTTAATGGCCTGAGACATAAGATCTTTAATGTCATCTACGAACATGGACATAGAATCATTGACTTCATAGGTATTGTAGTGTGTATTTTCGACCGTAATCTTACAGAGGCTTGCTAAGCCTTTTTCTATCACTGAATAAACTAACCGTTTTGCAATTTCTAACTGGTCAATGCTGCTACTGTCAGGGTATGCAATACGAACGTCACCAAGAACCTCGTAGAGTGGCACGCCGAAGTCAGTCATTTCAATCAACAAGGATCGTTCATCTTCTGACAATTTAAACTGGTCTAGATTCATGATCTGCAACTAACGCAGAGCTTAGCGGCGAGCTTGAGCGAGTCCACAGCCCACCGCGAAGCGGTGTATTTAGGGCTGTATTGCTACAGCGTTTTGTTAATGGTTTATTCAACCTCAGGATTGAATGTGTGTTCAGGGTAATACCTAAGTACTTTGTACATTTTTGGCACTCCTCGAACTGCCTCCACTTCCACGTCGACTAAATACGCTAACTCATGCCATGGTTTATCAAAGCTGGCAGGCGGATGTAACATATCTTCTTTAACTGCCAAATTTTCAAACACCACTTTCAAACTATTTTTGGAAATATCGTCAATAATAGCTCTGTTCCCAGTGTCTGAGTCGGTATCGAATTTGGCCTGATACCAGTACATGACTTTCATTTTGTGTATATGGTCTTCTGGCGTATCTAGCTGCTCAATCTTTTTTGCAACTTGGTTTTGAATCGCATTTGCTTCAGTAGAGTTAATAGTGAAATTATTAATTACAGTTCCGCCATCTGAAACATTAATATTCATTTGAGAGCCTTGGTCCTTTGCAACAGGCTCAACAAATTTATTCCATTCTTGTAGATCTTGCTTTGTGTAATCTTTCGGGGGAGTGTCTGATTTGCCTAAAAGCCATTTACATGTATCTTCTACAACTGACGCCCATTGAGCTAGAGAACCGCCTTCCCATAGAAGTGGGGCTATTGGCGCTGCCTGAGATACCAATTCGACGATAATTGAACCTTTTCTAACCTCTTTTATAAGAAGCTCAGAGCCAACGTCTAAATCTCTTTCAGTCTCAGATTCGATAAATTTATGGAATTGATGATTAAATGATAATAAAGAAAGCGATAGATCCTTTAGAGCTACCGGTTTTTCGTTATTAATCTTAATTTCCAGTTTTCGATC
The DNA window shown above is from Aestuariirhabdus haliotis and carries:
- a CDS encoding zinc ribbon domain-containing protein, which translates into the protein MNNLGALAGQVAIKRKPKGPCPSCGLKVDDEADNCPHCGYKLSAKDRARLREHLKKQYEKGVKLALIVFPVFIGLIVLIYELKNA
- a CDS encoding LysR family transcriptional regulator → MNLYPLLLAIYDCRSISQAAEQLYLTQSAVSHSLKRLRVLFNDPLFERDGRQMRPTPTMVTIYPKVLSAVQSLNALRQQPTEFSLQDHHRHIRLGLRDILEIPLLPRLSAELLTNGSHLTLHTEQYRLDHLEQHFAANEVDILVDAITPTQEKIHCQPLFDEPFVVVVRNAHPYIEQPNLEHYLRYPHLRVSLKKSDLNLVDMALARHQARRKIVVNCEHYIAGIQTVLATDLIMTMPKSFAHDLKEQYPIEVLEAPIELPAIPVCMYWHERSHGDPVFIWFRQLLNDQIIAHFR
- a CDS encoding YdeI/OmpD-associated family protein — its product is MTEPDPEKILSFATPAELGQWLEQYHAIESELWLMLFKKGTGIPSVTWDDVVVEALCWGWIDGIKKSIDEQAYLQRITPRKARSNWSKRNREHAERLIAEGRMEESGLVHVRAAKADGRWERAYSASEMTVPEDFLAALDSQPQAKQYFETLNKSGRYVIAYGLGSAKKLETRRKRFERFMAMLARGEKPS
- a CDS encoding DinB family protein, encoding MTPELAQDMASYNSWMNKRIYACAKEMSDAERKLDRGAFFKSIHGTLNHILVGDKIWMGRFTGAPFSVRSLDQELHSEFAALRQDRNDTDESIMSFVKKLSEEELGGNLRYTSIVSPQPLQYELWLALAHFFNHQAHHRGQVTTLFSQSGIDVGLTDLIWLPEVVQRNAT